One genomic region from Ornithinicoccus hortensis encodes:
- a CDS encoding NAD-dependent malic enzyme produces MAGHPNPGHSITLRVSAPAGMSSTSELAVATTEAGAAVTALDIVESSPDSMIVDVSCNTIDDDHAARVAEALGALDGVSVQHVSDRTFLMHLGGKLSVEAKSPLRTRDDLSRAYTPGVARVCKAIAANPESARNLTIKRNTVAVVTDGTSVLGLGDIGPAAAMPVMEGKAVLFKQFAGVDAWPVCLDTKDTEKIIEIVKAIAPTYGGINLEDIAAPRCFEIERRLREELDIPVFHDDQHGTAIVVLAALINALRVVDKKIEDVRIVVSGVGAAGHAIIQLLIAHGARHIVGVARKGALHRGETYQDEHRAWIAEHTNEEDFSGTLAEAVAGADVFVGVSAPDLLTAEDIATMNERAVVMALANPDPEIHPVEAAKHAMVVATGRSDFPNQINNVLAFPGLFRGLLDAGASEVTTELLVAAATAIADCVDADELNPSFIVPSVFNPRVAKDVAAAVHQAARATGTALPETPEGAAPLPEVTP; encoded by the coding sequence ATGGCAGGTCATCCCAACCCCGGGCACTCCATCACGCTCCGGGTCAGCGCCCCCGCGGGCATGTCGTCCACCTCGGAGCTGGCCGTGGCCACCACGGAGGCGGGAGCCGCCGTCACGGCCCTGGACATCGTGGAGTCCTCACCGGACTCGATGATCGTCGACGTCAGCTGCAACACGATCGACGACGACCACGCCGCGCGGGTCGCCGAGGCACTCGGCGCCCTGGACGGGGTGAGCGTCCAGCACGTGAGCGACCGCACCTTCCTGATGCACCTGGGCGGCAAGCTGTCCGTCGAGGCCAAGTCGCCGCTGCGCACCCGCGACGACCTCTCCCGGGCATACACCCCCGGTGTCGCGCGGGTCTGCAAGGCGATCGCGGCCAATCCCGAGAGCGCCCGCAACCTGACGATCAAGCGCAACACCGTCGCCGTGGTGACCGACGGCACCTCGGTGCTGGGGCTGGGCGACATCGGCCCGGCCGCGGCCATGCCGGTGATGGAGGGCAAGGCGGTGCTATTCAAGCAGTTCGCCGGGGTGGACGCCTGGCCGGTGTGCCTGGACACCAAGGACACCGAGAAGATCATCGAGATCGTCAAGGCGATCGCGCCCACCTACGGCGGGATCAACCTCGAGGACATCGCGGCCCCCCGCTGCTTCGAGATCGAGCGCCGGCTGCGTGAGGAACTCGACATCCCGGTCTTCCACGACGACCAGCACGGCACCGCGATCGTGGTGCTCGCCGCGCTGATCAACGCGCTGCGCGTGGTCGACAAGAAGATCGAGGACGTGCGGATCGTGGTCTCCGGCGTCGGCGCCGCGGGCCACGCGATCATCCAGCTGCTCATCGCGCACGGTGCCCGGCACATCGTCGGGGTGGCCCGCAAGGGTGCCCTGCACCGTGGTGAGACCTACCAGGACGAGCACCGGGCCTGGATCGCCGAGCACACCAACGAGGAGGACTTCAGCGGCACACTGGCCGAGGCGGTCGCCGGGGCGGACGTCTTCGTCGGGGTCAGCGCACCGGACCTGCTCACCGCCGAGGACATCGCCACGATGAACGAGCGCGCCGTCGTGATGGCGCTGGCCAACCCCGACCCCGAGATCCACCCGGTCGAGGCGGCCAAGCACGCCATGGTGGTGGCGACCGGCCGGTCCGACTTCCCGAACCAGATCAACAACGTGCTGGCCTTCCCGGGCCTGTTCCGGGGGCTGCTCGACGCCGGCGCCAGCGAGGTCACCACCGAGCTGCTGGTGGCGGCCGCCACGGCCATCGCCGACTGCGTGGACGCCGACGAGCTGAACCCGAGCTTCATCGTGCCCAGCGTCTTCAACCCCCGGGTGGCCAAGGACGTGGCCGCAGCCGTCCACCAGGCGGCCCGGGCCACCGGGACCGCCCTGCCGGAGACGCCCGAGGGTGCGGCGCCGCTGCCCGAGGTGACCCCCTGA
- a CDS encoding IclR family transcriptional regulator has product MSESATSEKAPKRNGKIQSVERAFALLEAIADAGGEISTSELSTRSGLPVPTIHRQLQTLVALGYVRQLPSRWYALGARLVRLGDHASKQLGGIARPELVSLVQDLSETANLAMLDGDHMVYIAQSPSPHAMRMFTEVGRQALLHNSGVGKAVGAFLPEEQVRAILGRTGMPAATPQTLTDIDALATQLATVRARGYAVDEQEQEVGVQCYAVPVPGAPAPMAVSVIGPVSRVAGDFVDVAVPRLKEAAARIGALMS; this is encoded by the coding sequence ATGAGCGAGTCGGCCACGTCCGAGAAGGCCCCCAAGCGGAACGGCAAGATCCAGTCCGTCGAGCGCGCCTTCGCCCTGTTGGAGGCGATCGCCGACGCGGGGGGCGAGATCTCCACCAGTGAGCTCTCGACCCGCTCCGGGCTGCCGGTGCCGACCATCCACCGCCAGCTGCAGACCCTCGTGGCGCTGGGCTACGTGCGGCAGCTGCCGTCGCGGTGGTACGCCCTCGGTGCCCGCCTGGTCCGGTTGGGGGACCACGCCTCCAAGCAGCTCGGCGGCATCGCGCGACCGGAGCTGGTGTCCCTGGTGCAGGATCTGTCGGAGACCGCGAACCTGGCGATGCTGGACGGGGACCACATGGTCTACATCGCCCAGTCGCCCTCGCCGCACGCGATGCGCATGTTCACCGAGGTGGGCCGTCAGGCGCTGCTGCACAACAGCGGCGTCGGCAAGGCCGTCGGGGCCTTCCTGCCCGAGGAGCAGGTCCGCGCGATCCTGGGCAGGACCGGGATGCCGGCCGCCACCCCGCAGACGCTCACCGACATCGACGCCCTGGCCACCCAGTTGGCCACCGTCCGCGCCCGGGGGTATGCGGTCGACGAGCAGGAGCAGGAGGTCGGCGTGCAGTGCTACGCGGTCCCCGTGCCGGGCGCCCCCGCGCCGATGGCCGTCTCGGTGATCGGCCCGGTGAGCCGGGTCGCGGGCGACTTCGTGGACGTGGCCGTGCCCCGGCTGAAGGAGGCCGCGGCGCGGATCGGTGCGCTGATGTCCTGA
- a CDS encoding hydroxypyruvate isomerase family protein: protein MVRYTVNASILLTDRPLLERPAAAAEAGFGAVEFWWPWATAVPGDAEVDAFVRAVRDAGVQLTGLNFFAGDMPGGERGLVSQPARSQEFRDNIDVVVGIGEQLGCRGFNALYGLRVDGADVAASEEAATENLLAASAAVAAIGGTVLLEPVSGAAGYPLLTARDALDVVDRVNGAGGSAVALLADFYHLAVNGDDVAAVVEQHAAQFGHIQIADAPGRGEPGTGDLPLQEWIERSYALGYDGWVGLEYKTDAADPFVWLPREQRGAPA from the coding sequence ATGGTCCGGTACACCGTCAACGCATCGATCCTGCTGACCGACCGGCCGCTCCTGGAGCGCCCGGCGGCCGCCGCCGAGGCCGGGTTCGGCGCGGTGGAGTTCTGGTGGCCATGGGCCACCGCCGTGCCGGGCGATGCCGAGGTGGACGCCTTCGTCCGCGCCGTGCGCGACGCCGGCGTGCAGCTCACCGGCCTCAACTTCTTCGCCGGCGACATGCCCGGAGGCGAGCGCGGCCTGGTCAGCCAGCCGGCCCGCAGCCAGGAGTTCCGGGACAACATCGACGTCGTCGTGGGCATCGGCGAACAGCTCGGCTGCCGGGGCTTCAACGCCCTCTACGGCCTGCGCGTGGACGGCGCCGACGTCGCCGCGTCGGAGGAGGCGGCGACCGAGAACCTGCTCGCCGCGAGTGCCGCCGTGGCCGCGATCGGCGGGACCGTGCTGCTGGAGCCGGTGAGCGGCGCCGCCGGCTACCCCCTGCTCACCGCCCGCGACGCCCTGGACGTGGTGGACCGGGTCAACGGCGCCGGCGGATCCGCGGTCGCCCTGCTGGCCGACTTCTACCACCTGGCCGTCAACGGCGACGACGTCGCCGCGGTCGTGGAGCAGCACGCCGCACAGTTCGGCCACATCCAGATCGCCGACGCCCCCGGCCGCGGCGAGCCCGGCACCGGTGACCTCCCCCTGCAGGAGTGGATCGAGCGCAGCTACGCGCTCGGCTACGACGGCTGGGTCGGCCTGGAGTACAAGACCGACGCCGCCGACCCGTTCGTCTGGCTGCCCCGCGAGCAGCGCGGCGCACCGGCCTGA
- a CDS encoding 2-hydroxy-3-oxopropionate reductase, with protein MSTQQTTVAVIGLGIMGGPMAANLVKAGFDTVGYNRSPQKVKDLEAAGGRGAASIAEAVADADVIITMVPDSPDVEDVALGEGGLVGAAKSGAIWVDASTIRPDVAVRVGEAATEAGLRPLDAPVSGGEKGAIEATLSIMAGGEAETFEAARPVLEAVGKTIVHVGPSGSGQTVKAANQLIVAGTIELVSEALVFLEAYGVDTEAAIKVLAGGLAGNRILDNKASAMAQRSFQPGFRVDLHHKDMGIVTAAAREAGVAIPLGALTAQLMGSLRQLGHGDLDHSALLLLVEQLSGHTRKD; from the coding sequence ATGAGCACGCAGCAGACCACCGTCGCCGTCATCGGCCTGGGCATCATGGGCGGCCCGATGGCCGCCAACCTGGTCAAGGCCGGCTTCGACACCGTCGGTTACAACCGTAGCCCGCAGAAGGTGAAGGACCTGGAGGCCGCGGGAGGCCGGGGCGCCGCCTCGATCGCCGAGGCGGTCGCCGACGCCGACGTCATCATCACGATGGTGCCCGACTCCCCCGACGTGGAGGACGTCGCGCTCGGCGAGGGCGGACTCGTCGGGGCGGCGAAGTCCGGCGCGATCTGGGTCGATGCCTCCACCATCCGCCCGGACGTCGCGGTCCGGGTGGGCGAGGCCGCCACCGAGGCGGGCCTGCGTCCGCTGGACGCACCGGTCTCCGGCGGTGAGAAGGGCGCCATCGAGGCGACCCTGTCGATCATGGCCGGTGGCGAGGCCGAGACCTTCGAGGCGGCACGCCCCGTCCTGGAGGCGGTCGGCAAGACCATCGTGCACGTCGGACCGTCCGGGTCCGGCCAGACCGTCAAGGCGGCCAACCAGCTGATCGTGGCGGGCACCATCGAGCTGGTCTCCGAGGCGCTGGTGTTCCTGGAGGCCTACGGCGTGGACACCGAGGCGGCCATCAAGGTCCTCGCCGGCGGACTGGCCGGCAACCGGATCCTGGACAACAAGGCCTCGGCCATGGCCCAGCGGTCCTTCCAGCCCGGCTTCCGGGTGGACCTGCACCACAAGGACATGGGCATCGTCACCGCCGCCGCCCGCGAGGCCGGGGTCGCGATCCCGCTCGGCGCCCTCACCGCCCAGCTGATGGGTTCGCTGCGCCAGCTCGGCCACGGCGACCTGGACCACTCGGCCCTGCTGCTGCTCGTCGAGCAGCTGTCCGGCCACACCCGCAAGGACTGA
- the gcl gene encoding glyoxylate carboligase has protein sequence MTTMRAVDAAMLILEKEGATQTFGVPGAAINPFFSAMKAHGGIHHVLARHVEAASHMAEGYTRAAAGNIGVCLGTSGPAGTDMLTGLYSASADSIPILAVTGQAPVAKLDKEDFQAVDIASIAAPVTKWAVTVMEAGQVPGTFQRAFWLMREGRPGPVLIDLPIDVQLAEIEFDIDTYEPLPVARPEATPAQAARVLDMLATAERPVIIAGGGVINADAADLLVQLAETLQVPVIPTLMGWGAIPDDHPLHAGMVGLQTSHRYGNATFLESDLVIGIGNRWANRHTGALDVYTAGRRFVHIDIEPTQIGRVLAPDFSIVSDAGAALRALLAGAQERVEQRSLPDFGVWVKDCALRKATLQRKTHFEDIPIKPQRVYQEMNRAFGKETVYVSTIGLSQIAGAQLLHVFGPRRWINCGQAGPLGWTMPAALGVATARPEADVVALSGDYDFQFLVEELAVGAQFRIPYVHVLVNNSYLGLIRQSQRAFDMDYNVSLAFENSNFPDTNGYGVDHVAVAEGLGVKAVRVTDPEKLHEALTEAQRLARAERLPVVVEVILEKVTNISMGAGGLDTVHEFEALAELGADAPTAISVMD, from the coding sequence ATGACCACCATGCGCGCCGTCGATGCCGCCATGCTGATCCTGGAGAAGGAGGGCGCCACCCAGACCTTCGGGGTCCCGGGCGCGGCGATCAACCCGTTCTTCTCCGCGATGAAGGCCCACGGAGGGATCCACCACGTGCTCGCCCGGCACGTGGAGGCCGCCTCCCACATGGCCGAGGGATACACCCGCGCCGCCGCCGGCAACATCGGCGTGTGCCTGGGCACCTCCGGGCCTGCGGGGACCGACATGCTCACCGGTCTGTACTCGGCCTCCGCGGACTCCATCCCGATCCTGGCGGTCACCGGACAGGCACCGGTGGCCAAGCTCGACAAGGAGGACTTCCAGGCGGTCGACATCGCCTCGATCGCCGCCCCGGTCACCAAGTGGGCGGTCACCGTGATGGAGGCCGGGCAGGTGCCCGGCACCTTCCAGCGGGCCTTCTGGCTGATGCGGGAAGGGCGTCCGGGACCGGTCCTGATCGACCTGCCGATCGACGTGCAGCTCGCCGAGATCGAGTTCGACATCGACACCTACGAGCCGTTGCCGGTGGCCCGCCCCGAGGCGACCCCGGCGCAGGCCGCCCGGGTGCTGGACATGCTCGCCACGGCCGAGCGCCCGGTGATCATCGCCGGCGGCGGCGTCATCAACGCCGACGCCGCGGACCTGCTGGTGCAGCTGGCCGAGACCCTCCAGGTCCCGGTCATCCCCACCCTGATGGGCTGGGGCGCCATCCCCGACGACCACCCGCTGCACGCAGGCATGGTGGGGCTGCAGACCTCGCACCGTTACGGCAACGCCACCTTCCTGGAGTCCGACCTGGTGATCGGCATCGGCAACCGCTGGGCCAACCGCCACACCGGTGCCCTGGACGTCTACACCGCCGGCCGCAGGTTCGTGCACATCGACATCGAGCCGACCCAGATCGGTCGCGTGCTGGCCCCCGACTTCAGCATCGTCTCCGACGCGGGGGCGGCCCTGCGTGCCCTGTTGGCCGGGGCGCAGGAGCGGGTCGAGCAGCGCAGCCTGCCGGACTTCGGTGTCTGGGTGAAGGACTGCGCTCTGCGCAAGGCCACGCTGCAGCGCAAGACCCACTTCGAGGACATCCCGATCAAGCCGCAGCGGGTCTACCAGGAGATGAACCGGGCGTTCGGCAAGGAGACCGTCTACGTCTCCACCATCGGGCTGTCCCAGATCGCCGGTGCCCAGTTGCTGCACGTCTTCGGTCCCCGCCGCTGGATCAACTGTGGCCAGGCCGGCCCGCTGGGCTGGACCATGCCGGCCGCGCTGGGTGTGGCCACGGCCCGCCCGGAGGCCGACGTCGTCGCCCTCTCCGGCGACTACGACTTCCAGTTCCTCGTCGAGGAGCTGGCGGTGGGCGCCCAGTTCCGCATCCCCTACGTCCACGTGCTGGTGAACAACTCCTACCTGGGCCTGATCCGCCAGTCGCAGCGGGCGTTCGACATGGACTACAACGTCTCGCTCGCGTTCGAGAACAGCAACTTCCCCGACACCAACGGCTACGGCGTGGACCACGTCGCCGTGGCCGAGGGCCTGGGCGTCAAGGCGGTGCGGGTCACCGACCCCGAGAAGCTGCACGAGGCGCTGACCGAGGCCCAGCGGCTGGCCAGGGCCGAGCGCCTGCCGGTCGTGGTCGAGGTCATCCTGGAGAAGGTCACCAACATCTCGATGGGTGCGGGCGGGCTGGACACGGTGCACGAGTTCGAGGCGCTGGCCGAGCTCGGTGCCGACGCCCCGACCGCCATCTCGGTGATGGACTGA
- a CDS encoding glycerate kinase, which translates to MRVVLAPDKFKGSLTAAEVCSALADGLRRELPEVEVVSVSVADGGDGTVAAVLDQGWQAVTTEVPGPWGDPVAATWAREPDGPGAVLEMAASSGIALAPQDVPSRPDDGPTRALTASTAGTGALFAAALDQGCSTIVLGVGGSATNDGGAGMLSALGARLLDASGHPVPPGAAGLESLDRVDLSGLDRRLLAAEVLLANDVDNPLTGDDGAAAVFGPQKGADPATVARIDAALARWAELLDAALPTLPEPTAGRPGRATARGAGAAGGTGYAAMAVGAQQVSGVDHVLDLVGLDDALEGADLVVTGEGMLDRQTLSGKAPVGVLARARRHGIPVVAVCGHRALTDAETDEVGFAAAYALTDLEPDVERCIEDPVPLLERVGGLLAGHVPPHQPPTSGREETP; encoded by the coding sequence ATGCGCGTAGTGCTCGCCCCGGACAAGTTCAAGGGTTCCCTGACCGCGGCGGAGGTCTGCTCGGCCCTGGCCGACGGCCTGCGCCGGGAGCTGCCCGAGGTCGAGGTGGTCAGCGTGTCCGTCGCCGACGGCGGCGACGGCACGGTCGCCGCCGTGCTCGACCAGGGGTGGCAGGCGGTCACGACCGAGGTGCCCGGCCCCTGGGGCGACCCGGTGGCCGCGACCTGGGCCCGGGAGCCGGACGGCCCCGGCGCGGTGCTGGAGATGGCCGCGTCCTCGGGCATCGCCCTGGCGCCGCAGGACGTCCCGTCCCGTCCCGACGACGGACCGACCCGGGCCCTGACCGCCTCGACGGCCGGCACCGGCGCACTGTTCGCCGCGGCCCTGGACCAGGGCTGCAGCACCATCGTGCTCGGGGTCGGCGGCAGCGCCACGAACGACGGGGGCGCGGGCATGCTCAGCGCCCTCGGCGCCCGCCTGCTCGACGCATCCGGTCACCCCGTCCCGCCTGGCGCAGCCGGCCTGGAGTCCCTGGACCGGGTCGACCTCTCCGGCCTGGACCGCAGGCTCCTGGCCGCAGAGGTGCTGCTGGCCAACGACGTGGACAACCCGCTGACCGGCGACGACGGCGCCGCGGCGGTCTTCGGCCCGCAGAAGGGCGCCGACCCGGCCACGGTGGCACGGATCGACGCGGCCCTCGCCCGCTGGGCCGAGCTGCTGGACGCCGCCCTCCCCACGCTGCCCGAGCCGACCGCGGGACGACCGGGAAGGGCGACCGCCCGTGGCGCCGGTGCCGCCGGCGGCACCGGCTACGCGGCGATGGCCGTCGGCGCCCAGCAGGTCTCCGGCGTCGACCACGTCCTGGACCTCGTGGGCCTGGACGACGCCCTGGAGGGCGCAGACCTGGTGGTCACCGGCGAGGGGATGCTGGACCGGCAGACCCTGTCGGGCAAGGCCCCGGTGGGCGTCCTGGCCCGGGCCCGGCGCCACGGCATACCCGTCGTCGCGGTGTGCGGCCACCGTGCCCTGACCGACGCGGAGACCGACGAGGTCGGGTTCGCCGCCGCGTACGCGCTCACGGACCTCGAGCCGGACGTCGAGCGGTGCATCGAGGACCCGGTGCCCCTCCTGGAACGGGTCGGCGGCCTGCTGGCGGGCCACGTCCCGCCGCACCAGCCGCCCACCAGCGGACGGGAGGAGACCCCGTGA
- the allB gene encoding allantoinase AllB, with translation MDLVVRGERILVEGAFGPWEVGVRGEQVVAIEPLGTGLAAGRVIELAADEVLVPGLVDTHVHVNEPGRTEWEGFATATRAAAAGGVTTILDMPLNSIPSTVTPEALELKRLVAGPQAHVDVGFWGGAVPGNRDQLAALHGAGAFGFKCFLLHSGVDEFPPLTPEDLEDYLREVAGFGGLMIVHAEDSRAIDLAPHCEGDRYERFLASRPRGAENLAIAVVIERARWTGARAHVLHLSSSDALPMVASAKADGVDLTVETCPHYLTLTAEDVPAGATAYKCCPPIREESNRELLWQGLLDGTIDYIASDHSPSTPEMKGVAHGDFGQAWGGVASVQVQLPVVWTEARRRGIPLEQVIAWMATKPAARVGLSSRKGAIGVGLDADLVVLAPDATFTVDAAALQHRHAVTPYDGRELTGVVRRTLLRGAPTGDTPHGRLLSPG, from the coding sequence CTGGACCTCGTCGTCCGCGGCGAGCGGATCCTGGTCGAGGGCGCCTTCGGCCCCTGGGAGGTGGGCGTCCGGGGCGAGCAGGTCGTGGCCATCGAGCCGCTCGGGACCGGCCTGGCCGCGGGCCGGGTCATCGAGCTGGCCGCCGACGAGGTGCTGGTGCCGGGGCTGGTCGACACGCACGTCCATGTCAACGAACCCGGCCGCACCGAGTGGGAGGGGTTCGCCACCGCCACCCGCGCCGCGGCCGCCGGCGGTGTGACGACGATCCTGGACATGCCGCTGAACTCGATCCCCTCGACGGTCACCCCCGAGGCGCTGGAGCTCAAGCGGCTGGTCGCCGGCCCCCAGGCGCACGTCGACGTCGGCTTCTGGGGCGGGGCCGTCCCCGGCAACCGGGACCAGCTCGCCGCGCTGCACGGGGCGGGGGCGTTCGGATTCAAGTGCTTCCTGCTGCACTCGGGCGTGGACGAGTTCCCGCCGTTGACGCCGGAGGACCTGGAGGACTACCTGCGGGAGGTCGCCGGGTTCGGTGGCCTGATGATCGTGCACGCCGAGGACTCGCGGGCGATCGACCTGGCACCGCACTGCGAGGGTGACCGCTACGAGCGGTTCCTGGCCTCCCGGCCGCGCGGCGCGGAGAACCTGGCCATCGCCGTGGTCATCGAGCGGGCCCGTTGGACCGGTGCGCGGGCGCACGTCCTGCACCTGTCGTCCTCCGACGCGCTGCCGATGGTCGCCAGCGCCAAGGCCGACGGGGTCGACCTGACCGTGGAGACCTGCCCGCACTACCTGACGTTGACCGCCGAGGACGTCCCGGCCGGCGCCACCGCCTACAAGTGCTGCCCGCCGATCCGGGAGGAGTCCAACCGCGAGCTCCTCTGGCAGGGGTTGCTGGACGGCACCATCGACTACATCGCCTCGGACCACTCGCCCTCGACCCCGGAGATGAAGGGCGTCGCGCACGGCGACTTCGGCCAGGCCTGGGGAGGCGTCGCCTCGGTCCAGGTGCAGCTGCCGGTGGTCTGGACCGAGGCCCGGCGCCGTGGCATCCCGCTGGAGCAGGTGATCGCCTGGATGGCCACCAAACCCGCCGCACGGGTGGGCCTGTCCTCGCGCAAGGGCGCGATCGGCGTGGGCCTGGACGCCGACCTGGTGGTGCTCGCCCCCGACGCGACCTTCACGGTGGACGCGGCCGCGCTGCAACACCGGCACGCCGTCACCCCGTACGACGGCAGGGAACTGACCGGCGTCGTGCGTCGCACCCTGCTGCGGGGCGCACCGACCGGGGACACCCCGCACGGTCGGCTCCTGTCCCCCGGCTAG
- a CDS encoding protealysin inhibitor emfourin, translated as MNDPTRSRTHGFVPPYLLERLAADADPGLSGPARRTLDGDDTLRRARERPDLWGQWADPSGEVASGEVESGAAESGAVESPESGGQGEPGPQRVVSDARGGRELPGTPVRREAEDPTGDPAADEAYDGLGDTWQLFFDAFGRDSLDGRGMPLLATVHFDRDYDNAFWDGVQMVFGDGDGRIFNRFTLSLDVIGHELAHGVIEHTAGLMYRDQPGALNESVSDVFGSLVRQRALGQSAREADWLIGADLFTDAVQGVALRSMKAPGTAYDDPVLGKDPQPGHLDDYVRTAEDNGGVHINSGIPNRAFYETAVALGGNAWEAPGQIWYDTLTGDIRADCDFATFAQLTVTAATDRYGADSAEVAAVRHGWEAVGVLTGQGSDVAGAEEPAPGPATDPVPEGGAEPAPAGAELLLRRSGGFAGLVREREVRLDELPEPDTRDWRHLLGGQRLRALQAPGGEASRGGHPDAFTYRVCCDAVDLDVTVTESHLPHDVRGLFERTLEQPG; from the coding sequence ATGAACGACCCGACCAGGTCCCGGACCCACGGCTTCGTGCCGCCCTACCTGCTGGAGCGGTTGGCGGCCGATGCCGACCCGGGCCTGTCCGGCCCCGCGCGGCGCACCCTGGACGGGGACGACACGCTGCGCCGCGCCCGGGAGCGTCCGGACCTGTGGGGCCAGTGGGCGGACCCCTCGGGCGAGGTGGCCTCGGGCGAGGTGGAGTCGGGTGCGGCCGAGTCGGGCGCGGTGGAGTCACCCGAGTCCGGCGGCCAGGGCGAGCCCGGGCCGCAGCGGGTGGTGTCCGATGCCCGAGGTGGCCGGGAGCTGCCCGGCACCCCCGTCCGGCGGGAGGCGGAGGACCCCACCGGTGACCCGGCGGCCGACGAGGCCTACGACGGGTTGGGGGACACCTGGCAGCTGTTCTTCGACGCCTTCGGGCGCGACTCCCTCGACGGCCGGGGGATGCCGTTGCTGGCGACGGTGCACTTCGACCGGGACTACGACAACGCCTTCTGGGACGGCGTGCAGATGGTCTTCGGCGACGGGGACGGCCGCATCTTCAACCGGTTCACGCTCAGCCTGGACGTCATCGGCCACGAGCTCGCCCACGGCGTCATCGAGCACACGGCCGGGCTGATGTACCGCGACCAGCCGGGCGCCCTCAACGAGAGTGTGTCCGACGTCTTCGGTTCGCTGGTGCGCCAGCGTGCCCTCGGCCAGTCCGCGCGGGAGGCGGACTGGCTGATCGGGGCGGACCTGTTCACCGACGCGGTGCAGGGCGTGGCGCTGCGGTCGATGAAGGCGCCGGGCACGGCATACGACGACCCCGTGCTGGGCAAGGACCCGCAGCCGGGCCACCTGGACGACTACGTCCGGACCGCGGAGGACAACGGCGGCGTGCACATCAACTCGGGCATCCCCAACCGGGCGTTCTACGAGACCGCCGTCGCGCTCGGCGGCAACGCCTGGGAGGCGCCGGGTCAGATCTGGTACGACACGCTGACCGGGGACATCCGGGCCGACTGCGACTTCGCCACGTTCGCCCAGCTGACTGTGACCGCGGCCACCGACCGTTACGGCGCGGACTCCGCCGAGGTCGCGGCGGTGCGGCACGGGTGGGAGGCGGTCGGCGTGCTGACCGGGCAGGGGTCGGACGTGGCAGGTGCCGAGGAGCCGGCACCCGGCCCGGCAACGGACCCGGTGCCCGAGGGCGGAGCCGAGCCGGCGCCCGCCGGGGCCGAGCTGCTGCTGCGTCGCAGCGGCGGGTTCGCCGGCCTGGTCCGGGAGCGCGAGGTGCGCCTGGACGAACTGCCCGAGCCCGATACCCGGGACTGGCGCCACCTGCTCGGTGGCCAGCGGCTGCGCGCGCTGCAGGCGCCGGGCGGGGAGGCGTCCCGGGGCGGCCACCCGGACGCGTTCACCTATCGGGTGTGCTGCGACGCCGTCGACCTGGACGTGACCGTCACCGAGTCGCACCTGCCGCACGACGTGCGCGGACTGTTCGAACGCACGCTGGAGCAGCCCGGCTGA
- a CDS encoding PPOX class F420-dependent oxidoreductase, translated as MSGDGIAPGHRDFLAAHHKGVLVTLRRNGRPQLSNVLYVYDPETDTARVSVTQDRAKTRNARREPWVALQVSSDDFWGYAVAEGRAELTEVAGDPHDEVVDELVGYYRAISGEHPDWEEYRSSQVAERRLVLRIGVGRTYGAVP; from the coding sequence GTGTCCGGCGACGGCATCGCGCCCGGGCACCGGGACTTCCTGGCCGCCCACCACAAGGGCGTCCTGGTCACCCTGCGACGCAACGGACGGCCGCAGCTGTCCAACGTGCTCTACGTCTACGACCCGGAGACCGACACCGCCCGGGTCTCGGTGACGCAGGACCGGGCCAAGACCCGCAACGCCCGGCGCGAGCCGTGGGTGGCCCTCCAGGTGAGCTCGGACGACTTCTGGGGGTATGCCGTGGCCGAGGGCCGCGCAGAGCTCACCGAGGTCGCGGGTGACCCCCACGACGAGGTGGTCGACGAGCTGGTCGGGTACTACCGGGCGATCTCCGGGGAGCACCCGGACTGGGAGGAGTACCGCTCGAGCCAGGTGGCGGAGCGGCGGCTGGTGCTGCGGATCGGGGTGGGGCGCACCTACGGCGCCGTGCCCTGA